The Streptomyces racemochromogenes DNA segment GCCTCGGCGAGCCGGGCGGGCTCCACCACCCGCTCCGTGAGCGCGAACGCGGTGATCAGGTGAGGGGCGTACGCGGCGCCGAGGACGGTGACGACCAGATACAGCGGCCACAGGGTCTGCGTGAACAGCAGCGGCACCGAGAGGACCAGCGCGGCGCCGGTGGCCACCCGCCAGCGCAGCCGCAGTCCGAAGCGGGCGGGCAGCGCGCCGAGCGCGAGGCCGACGGCGGCGCTGACGACCCCCATGGCGGCGTACACGACGCCGGCCTGGCCGGGGACGCCCAACTGCGCGGTGAGCGAGGCGATTCCCGCCTGACAGGCGCCGAACATGGCGCCCTGGAGGGCGAGGGAGCCGCGTACGGCGTGCACCACGCGGGGCTGCCGGGCACGCCGGGCTCCGGGGGCGCGCCGCGGTGCGGGGGTCCCGGCGGTGACGGCGGCGGTCGGGTGCAGGGCGTACGCGGTGCCGAAGACGGCCACCAGGGCGGCGGCGCCGCCGAGGGCGACGGCCGGGTGCGCGAGGAGCGCGGCGAGGCCGACGAGGGCCGGGCCGAAGACGAACGAGACCTCGTCGAGGGTGCCTTCGAGCGAGTGCACGGCGCCGACGGTCCTCTCGTCGGCCTTCGCACGGTGCGCGAGCGCGACGGAGCGGGTGCGGGCGAGCGGCCCGATCAGCGGTACGGAG contains these protein-coding regions:
- a CDS encoding MFS transporter yields the protein MVGTVSTYRHVIALTGPLLPLVSFFARLPVAMSQFGSVLLVAETSGSLATAGIVGGTLSAGQVVFGPLLGRLADRHGQRPVVLTAAAVNALATAALVAGALGGLATAPLAAIGAVTGASVPLIGPLARTRSVALAHRAKADERTVGAVHSLEGTLDEVSFVFGPALVGLAALLAHPAVALGGAAALVAVFGTAYALHPTAAVTAGTPAPRRAPGARRARQPRVVHAVRGSLALQGAMFGACQAGIASLTAQLGVPGQAGVVYAAMGVVSAAVGLALGALPARFGLRLRWRVATGAALVLSVPLLFTQTLWPLYLVVTVLGAAYAPHLITAFALTERVVEPARLAEAMAFAASSLVAGQAAALAVSGRLAESYGPAGAFAVAVGAAALCLAIALVTRVPSARTRSQDPDQAQDQAPDRDPARDAPKLFIPAQRTASPEDSAAGSGTGYAGR